The genomic stretch GTTTACTCAAACATGAACATTAAAAATCTCTTTATTTTTATAGCTGTTTTTATTGTCTCTTTCATGATACTCTTCTTTGTAACAAATCCCTCTTACGAAAAATCTCTTGAAGCAAAATATTACTACGAAATGGGTGATTACAACACAGCTTATGCACTTGCAAATGAAGCTTTTTCAGAAGATATATATAATAGAATGGCCTCAACAATCATGGCACAATCTAAAACATCTATGAAGTATGAAAAATATATCAAAGAAGCAAGAAAATATCTTAGAGAGATCAATGAAATGGTTGCACAAGACAGTATAGATGATGCACAAAGAGCGAGAATAAAACTTATGAGTGAAATCATGGTTGAGAGTTATGTAAAACTTGCTCCTAGTGTCATTACAAATAAAGAGCTTGTCAGTGAAGCGGCAAAATACCATGAACAGTTTGAGAAAATCCTTGAAAAAGTTGATAGATGAGTACAAACTCAAGTTTTTAGACCATCTAAAAACCTACAAAGGTTACTCTGACCTTACTATAAAGACCTATAAAGAGGCTTTAGATGAAGCCCTTGATATTATAGAGATTGTTAAAGAGGATGACCATATCCTTTTTAATTTGATGCCTTACCGTATCCACATCTCAGAACTCCAGTCTAAAACTATCAGTAAAAAACTCAGTGCTGTTCGAAGCTTTGGCGAATACCTCAAAGAGATGCAAATCAAAGTAATACTCAAAGCTGATGAGAGTGTTAAAGTCGCTAAAACACTCCCCAAACCTATTGCACATAAACATATTGTTGAAGCGTTGCAACACGCTGATTTGCAAGAGAGACTAATTATAACCGTTCTTTATACTATGGGTCTTCGTATTTCAGAACTTTCGAATCTACAATTAAATGATATATCCCCGCAATGGGTACGCGTTATCGGGAAGGGAAACAAACAAAGAGATATTCCGGTAATAGAATCGACAAAAAAAATTTTAGAGGAGTATTTACGAGATTTTTCGCCAAAAAAATTTCTTTTTGAAAAAAATGGCGAAAAATTAAGCGAAAATAGTCTAAGATATATCATAAATAAAGTTTTTGCTAGAATATCATTAAAAGTAACACCTCATCAACTGCGTCACTCGTATGCGACATCTCTTTTAAACGGTGGAGCCCCTATTGTAGATGTAAGTGAACTTTTAGGTCATTCTTCGATGGCAACAACGCAAATCTATACGAAATTAGGTAGTGCCTTGAAAAAACAAAACTATGACAAAGCACATCCATTATGTGGGGTTAGTTCTTAGTGCTAAGTAAAATACTGGAGTCTTTGTACTTAAAAGTTTTTATTAACATTATTGTTGAAAGATCTAGCACAACAATCCATGTGGAGGTACACTCAAAAACACATGAGGTATCACACTATGAGCATGTATTTCACTCTACAAAACTAACTGAAGAGATATATGAATACATCACTAGTCATACAAATGAATCTCCATACTATTACATCTCGTTTTTAGATACATCTGCCCAACAAGGGGCTCTCCCTTCATGTGATAAAAATAAACTTGCACAGTATCAGGATCTTTCCACTACCGAGTACAAATGTGTTAACAACAGCTGGACAACGTACACATCTAAAACAGATCTTTATGAGCTGGAAAAAAAATATGAAGATATAGGGATAGACTTTATATTTTCCCCTTTTGTAGTGTTAACGAAGTTCTTTAAAGATAAAATCGATAAAAACCTGGCAATGTTTGTACTTATCGAAGACAGCTCTTTATCTTTAGCTATTTTTGAAAATTCTGAACTTCTTTTTGCAGAATATCTTGATATGGAGGTCGATCTAGAATCGGAAAATATGGCTTTAGACGATCTTGAAGATGAAAAAGATTTTGAACTTGACCTGGATGATGAAGGGATAGTTCTTGATGATATGGACGTTGATGATGAGCTTGAAGATTTTTCCGACATTGAAGATCTTGACTCATTAGAGGATATTGATGAGTTCTCTGAAGGAAAAGACCTTGAAGAGGAACTTTATGAAAATGAAGCTCAGGAACACGCAACAGAGATATCAGAAAGTGAAGATTCACATTTCAATGAAGACTACCAACGATTCTCTTTGATACAAAATGCGATCAACCATTTTTATAAAGATACACGCTATGAGAGTAAGTTCATTGAGAACATCTATATTGCAGATAATACGCAAGTGAGTAATGACCTAAAACGTTACCTTGAAGAGGAGATGTTTTTAAATACATACATCAGAACTGTCGATCTAGGAGCAGAGATTTGTGAACTTGCAAAAGAGGAGCTTGGTGTATGAAATACAGTTATATAAAACCAAGAAAGAAAACTCCTTTTACCCAAGAACTCAAACTCTTAGTGACTTTTTTTTCAATGACACTCATTATGATCTTTTCCACTTTTATATTTTTGGTATACAAAGACTACAGTTTCCAAAAACAGAAAGCTGAAACTATCGAAGCAAGACTAGAGTTGCAAAAAGATATAGAAAATATGAAAAACCAAATAACATATATTAAAAAACAAAAAGATCTCTCCGAAAGAATTTTTACAAAAAACAGTGTCTTAAAAGACTCTATTACAAATCTCTTTGACCTTGTTCCCGAGCGTATAACACTCTCTCAGGCAGAACTGCTGCAAAACGGATTAATTCTTTACGGTATTACACCAAATAAAGATGTGTACAACTTTATGTTACAAGCACCTCTACGCTCGATTTTCCATAAAACATATAGCAGTTTTTATCCTGCAGGAAACGGTTGGTTGCGATTTGTATCTACAAACTACATTGATGAAATGGATGCGGAGTTAGAAAATGAAAATTAGTATCCCTCGTCACTATCTCTATCTGACATTAATATCGATAGTACTGCTTATCTTTGTGATTGTATTTTCTTTTTCGGTACTTATCCCTAAAGGGAAAGAGTATCGAATCGAAAGACTCTCTTTTAAAACAGAACTCAATGAGTATGCTAAATATCAAGAGTTTTATGATGAGACACTCGATGTGCTAAAAGATCTCCAAAGTAAAAATAGACACATCATCCAAGCATTTGATAAACCTTTTAATCCTCAAAGATTTGAGAAGCAGCATAAAACTTACTTTTCCGATCTAAAGATCTCTAAAGTTGATCGAGCAAAAGATGATGAAGGTTTTGCAGTGTATGAAGTAAATACCACTTCAAAGATAAGTTCACCTACTAATTTTTACGACTTTTTAGATGCAATCAATAAAGCTGATTGGATCATCGCTGTGAACTTTCCTATAGTTTTTAAAAGAGAAGGCGAGATGATCAACTCTTCTTTTACTATGAGAGTTTACTCTAACAATAACGATACAAACTCAAGTGCTTCAACATCCGAGGCTAAATAACCTCGAAGTTTTACGGGAACTTCCAGCACACGGAACTTCTCTTTTAACTTTTTTTCTAGACCCGTCGCCTGAACATAGGGTGCTATAAATACGTTTTTAGTATCTTGTGTAACGATATATTTACGCCCGATTACAACACTTTCATGCTTCAAAAGCTCTTGTTTCTCATTCGCCGTTATCAATTCTCCGCAAGATTTTAAATATTTGTCTATATAAACAAGATTCGTTCTTCTGTCTTTTGATTCAAAATGTGCCAACTGATTTACGACTTTAACTTCAGTCTCTTCTATTAAAGAATCTACATCCTGATCTATATAGGCAAAACTTTTTTCAATCCCGCTTTTATACTTTTGAAGAAGCGGTTCAGAGAAGTTATGACGAAAATAGTTTCTTTGATAACTCTCATCACTGTTTGTTTCATCTTCAAAATAATCTATCTCTTTGGAGTTCAGATACCCTAATAACTCCTGCTTATCTAAATGGAGCAACGGTCTTACAAGATTATAGTTCTCTCTTTTTTCAACAGTTTTCATCCCTGAAAGTTCGACACACCCTGCACCTTTACATAACTGCATCAAAAACCATTCCAGTCTATCGCCCAAATGGTGTGCAGTTAAAAGGTTCTCATATCTATACTCTTCGATCAACTCTTCAAAAAAACCGTATCGTAATGAACGAGCTTCAGCTTCAAAGTTTTTCGTAATTTCCTGAGCTGCTTTTTCATAACAACTAAATCCATACTTAGCTGCCAATTCTCTTGCATAAGCAATTTCATCTTTACTCTGTTCACGAATACCGTAATCAACAATAGCAATGTCAAATTTGATCTCATTTTCTAAAAGAAGAAATAATAGTGCAGTAGAATCACCTCCGGCTGAAAATGCCAGAAGGTTTTTAGAGTCTTGTAAGAGCTCTTTAGTTGTTTGAAGGAGCATTGTCCACTGTTGCCATTAAAATATCACCGGCAATACCTGTGATTTTCGCTTTGTACGGTTTCCCGAAAACAATTTCGGCATCCTCATCTGTTCTGTCGTTAACAAAGATCTCACCGTCAATA from Sulfurimonas sp. hsl 1-7 encodes the following:
- a CDS encoding tyrosine-type recombinase/integrase, giving the protein MKKLIDEYKLKFLDHLKTYKGYSDLTIKTYKEALDEALDIIEIVKEDDHILFNLMPYRIHISELQSKTISKKLSAVRSFGEYLKEMQIKVILKADESVKVAKTLPKPIAHKHIVEALQHADLQERLIITVLYTMGLRISELSNLQLNDISPQWVRVIGKGNKQRDIPVIESTKKILEEYLRDFSPKKFLFEKNGEKLSENSLRYIINKVFARISLKVTPHQLRHSYATSLLNGGAPIVDVSELLGHSSMATTQIYTKLGSALKKQNYDKAHPLCGVSS
- the tilS gene encoding tRNA lysidine(34) synthetase TilS; the protein is MLLQTTKELLQDSKNLLAFSAGGDSTALLFLLLENEIKFDIAIVDYGIREQSKDEIAYARELAAKYGFSCYEKAAQEITKNFEAEARSLRYGFFEELIEEYRYENLLTAHHLGDRLEWFLMQLCKGAGCVELSGMKTVEKRENYNLVRPLLHLDKQELLGYLNSKEIDYFEDETNSDESYQRNYFRHNFSEPLLQKYKSGIEKSFAYIDQDVDSLIEETEVKVVNQLAHFESKDRRTNLVYIDKYLKSCGELITANEKQELLKHESVVIGRKYIVTQDTKNVFIAPYVQATGLEKKLKEKFRVLEVPVKLRGYLASDVEALEFVSLLLE